The following nucleotide sequence is from Primulina huaijiensis isolate GDHJ02 unplaced genomic scaffold, ASM1229523v2 scaffold26229_ERROPOS72855+, whole genome shotgun sequence.
tattaaaaattctgTAAAAATATGCCtcctaatataatttatatctcGATATTTTTATAGAAATATTCGTATTTTTATAACTACTGTGtgctatttaaattatatatatgcttaaCATAGTTTTTCaaaagtaacaaaaaaaatactGATATGCGAAATTTAAAGTCTAATTCATGAAGAAATCATActcaaaaaataagaaaataaaaaaattctaaatacGGATATTTTTGTTAGAAAGATATTATAAATATGCACGATCCCAATTCATCACTTGAATAAAGCAATGAGTTATCTATCACCCATTCCGAGTGAATTACAGCTGTGGTTGTCCGCCTAACCTAATTTTTTGATCATGTGAATTcggttttaaataatttattcttttAATTTGCTTTTCTTCCGTTTTGTTTGAAAACATTTAACTTACATGTTCGATCCGACATCTCCTGAGATTTTGGGTctacaaatttaattatttgtagcGGACAATACATGCAATTCTCTGTACGCACAAACcacttgaatttttttgttacactacatttgcatattttttatatgaattattaattttgtttaaattccACTTTTTTTTCCTTCAGTTGTGTAGGGACTTTGGACAAAAGGCTTATTATTAAGTCAAAATATGTAGTTATTAGCATAGATAGATATAATTCTATCAAAACATTGTTTAAATCGGGAGTTGAGAATTTTGAGCTGATTCTCAAAAGTTTGTCATTAGGTCAAAGTATTTAGTTgttaacaaatatataattttattgtctTGTAATGTGGAAGTACTGAGaaccatattttaaaatgataatttGCTCTATTATAAACATGAAAATTGTTTAAACCAAGAATTGAGAATTATGGTGAACAATTTAATAGGCGGGATTTGGTGATACAGATCTTCGACTCGACCtaactcatgaaaaattattttttatacaaaaaatattacttttcatgatAATTATGAAACGGATCaacccgtctcacaagagatctaataaattttttttataacataatCTACATGAAAAATGTGATAGAATTCATATTAGATCACATGaatatagttttattttttaaaaaatataaacaaaagtatCGCTAATTCGCCATGTCTTTATAAAGgtctgtttttttaaaataaaagcagTAGTAATATATTAAACCAGATCATGTAAGCTTACATCATAAATTACGGAAGGCGGAGGAATAATTCAGTCTTCAAGATCAGACAAAGAAACAACGTCCCTAGCTAATATATGACCTGCGTGATCCGTTGATCAAcgatcaaaaacaaaataaacagATTGGACATCCAGAGCTAGGATCTTGCAATCTTCAGTCATGAATCCGATGATAGACGAGTTTGGTGGCGTAGAATTTAAGACCATCAGCATTATGAGAGCGCGAGACTCGATTATCAAATTATAAGATCTAAATATTTTATCCAACTGAGTGCTTCTCTGATCCCCATAGCTTCAACAATCGAGTGATGACAGAAACTGGCGGATTGTCGTGAATAGCAACCACAACTGAACCAAGATGTTTCTTATAACGCAGTCATATCCTACTGTACCCGTCGTCAAAACATTAGGTGCATATATGTTACATTTCACAAAAGTCTCGGAGGGATTCTTCCAACCAGTGATGATATGTTGTCTATGTCGAGGAGGAGTTTGCAAAGGCATTTGGTGAGCTGCGAGCCACTTTGAACAAAGGACCAAAGCTGTCTGATATAAAATGGTTGCTAGTATCCTCTTAGCATTCCGCACCACATAATTTCTGTTATGTCATATACTCCACAAAACCATCGCTGCGAAACAATaaagagggaaaatattttatttaaataaacatatatatacaattatattttttgtcgGTCAATTAAAATTCAGTAATTTGCAGTGCCATTTTCTCCGccaatttatttgatttaaaaatttaatgctaTTTTCTCCGccaattaatttgatttaaaaattaatgctgactattatttatgatttttaaaaaaaaaaaatagagacaATGTTCTGATTTCAGCCGTGTCTCCGTCGTCGTCTCCCACGCACTATCCATAATTGCACATAATAACACTTGGACCCCTGACGTTTCTATTTTTCGAATTCAACcctcttcttctttttcaagCTTATAAATTCAAGTTCAACATATTGATTAAACCTTCTTCCAGCTTCGCTCGAGGAAGATAGATTTCTCTGCACTTATTATTTCTCCTTTTCTTTTCTCcgttatttatttcttttttgtatCGGATCCTCTAATCTggagaaaaaaattttacaatTCTTACAGGTAAATTTTAAGCTTTTTGTAGTAGTTGTAACTTGTAAACTCGGTGGGAGAGTTCTAGAAAAGCTTTCTTTCTGTTTTGGAGAATTTTTTATGTAGCTATTTGTgatgatttataaattttggttCAGCCCAGATGCAATTTCAAAGTTTTCTTGGATTAGCAAATGAATTAAATCTGTGGAGctgaatttcattttttttccttctgctTTTTCGAAGTAATATTTTCTGTGGCCACGGATTTTTTTTTCCAGCTGGTTTTAACAGTCCTGAGTTGATTGATGTATACGCGGAATATTTTTTCCAGTTATTTTTCTGAAATCTCAGGGAAAAGAGTTCCTTACCCCTCCTCGGGAAAACTTTATAAAATAACCTCGGTCAAACAAGGTTTTTTTGTTTGATCTGTTTATCATGTCATAGTTTTCttctccaatttttttaaaaaatatttaaatacttGAACCTATTTCTTTGTCCATTTGAAAAGGTCAAAAATCTCAGCCGGCTTCTTTCTGGGCTTCTCATCTTTTTACCCGATTGACCAGATCGTAATTCTTgttcttcaaacaaaatattttaaaaaaatgcattCTGAGTTAAAAGTTCTACGTTAAACTTCTACTATTTATCCATTGTAGATTctaataattctaaaaaaaaaataatttcatcttTCTTGTGAAAAACGTACCGATCAGGTGTTTGATTCAAGCTCTTGAAGAGTAAAATGAGTCCCTACTCAATTCATCACGACGCCTTCACTGCTTATGAAGAGATGAATAGATCAGCGGTGGTTTGCCCCAAGCCACGGCGGCTCAGCCCTGTCGGCGCCACTCATAAAGAACCTTCTTCAGCGAGACCTTTCAGATGTCACGTCAGGTTGATTTTGTTACTTCTGCTTTCTTTTTCATGATATTTATGTTGTAATAATTTTATAGGTtctgatttctttatttttatattttctgtTTGTTGATTGACAGTTATCATCCGGAGATTCGTGATGCAAAAGCTGGAAATGAGCTACTGAACATCATCCGTGCCAAGGTGTGTTCTTTTGTTCTTGATTTCCTGTGACTCAGGGATCAGATAGgcaattaattttgtgagaaatCCGAATTTGAGCGTAATAAATTCTGCAAAACTAATTCGATTTGGCTAAATTGTTAGAATACTTGCCGAGCAAAACTAACACGTGCCAACGTATTTGTGGTTTAAAACAAAGCTGAAGCTTTAATGATGCGTAACTAAGTACTATTTTCTTCGCCAATTCTTATAAAATCTTACTCTGTTTAAATCAATACCAAATTGCATGTGAGGACTTATTGAAACGAACGAGactgttttgatttattttattatgatttCCGTGTTCTAGATCTAACTAAAGCTTGGTTTCATGGTTTGTATCCGTCACAGGGTGATGATTATGCTGACCAATCAGTCACACCAATAGCCTCGTCGCCTCCCTTTTTTTCGGGGTCGCCACCGAGCAGGGTATCTAACCCACTAATTCAAGATTCACGATTCGGTCACGAAAAAGTCACCTCCATTTCCCCACTAGCCATTCCGCCCCCATCCGGGCTGGCACCTTCCCCATCCTCCACACGCAAGGGGGGATTCATTCGGGCTAACTTCATAAATCCAGCCGTAAGGGTCGAGGGTTTTGATTGCCTTGACAGAGATAGGCGCAACCCCAGCATCCCCGCCTTGGCTTAGAGCCTATATTATGAAACAAGAACTCAGAGGACTCATCATGGACACACTTTTGGTATGAGTACTAGGAAATGGTTTTGGATCAGTTTGTGTATTGTAAATAGCATGTTTCTGGAAGTGTCTATAATCTAAATCCAATGCTTCATAGATGTAATGTAAGTATGAGTGAAGTTTTGgtcaagaaaataaattttgatttgatgGCATTTAGGAAGGGATTCATGAGAGCTAACCCCTCTTTGCAATGTTGTAATTAAGATATGAGCAAAGGATATTTGATATAGGAGAAAGCTGTAAAATCAGAAATTGTCATGTTTTTGTAGCCAAATTCACTTTGTACGTATGTATGTATGATGATTGTTTAAAGAAAGTTGATTGAATCATTCTTTTTCATGCACAATTATTAATGATTGTGAGCGATGAATCTGATTACTCCATTTGACCATGATTGAGCCTCGAATTAGAATGCATGTAGCTTTCTTTGGGAGCAAGATGTCAAACCTCTCTCTTTTGACTTCGTCATTGAACTTATCCAATCgtcttatatatatttgtattccTAGAATAACTTATCGAgagtgttttttttataaataaaataaaataaaataaaattttctataaCCCAACATAAGAATAAACGCGATCATTCATTTACATTTTTCCCAAAAGTATATTTACCATGCTTCTCGTTTCTCTCGATATAATATGTTACATTTAATTCAATATGTTTTCCTCCTTAAAAATTATCGTATTTAATCTAAACTTAatgcataatatttttatgttgtgatATGATATCATTCCCCGAAAGATCAGAATAAAAAATTGcactaacaaaaaaaataaaaatcttgtcgtaaaattttcccaaatcaAAAGCAGACGAGGCCATTGATATTTGGGCCTCTATGAGAAACTAGAGAGCCCAGCCCAGTATAGTTAAATTGGGCTGTCGTCCAAAAAGGAAATTAAATTTGCGTCACCAATCGCCACGAAAGTGAACTGGCTCACGTCATCTCTATAAAAACAACTCCTCCATCGTTCGACCCATTTCAAATAGAATTAATCTCTCATTCTTTAAACAAATGTTTGGTAAAGCTGATGTTTCATCCATTTTAGATGATCAAAAAAAAAAGCACATTTTAATTTCTCAAGATTAAATTAAACTCAgctttcaaatattttcttctaaAAACGTATAAATTATTGCTCAATTTATATCACAATTAGTTTAATCAGTAAATTGTTCAATTTTgtttattcttgtgttttctacattttgcaaatttttttggtaaaaaaaaagtaGTTTGATTTGAATACAGAGATTTCAATAAAGGACAGTGTACAATCGTCCAGTATGTTTCCAGAAATTAAAGTAGTGTACGATAGTTGTAAATGTGGTGTGAGATCATCTCCAGCACCGCATTGGACGCTGGATTGGAACAACACTAGAAATGGCTCCAAATGTGGCGCAGCTTGTGTTTATTTCTATTACTTTTTTAAatagttttgttattttttattattttatattttaattaaacaataaatttttaaaaaaaattactttttaattagaaataaatattaaactgatttctttgaaaattataaaatattaattataaaaattttaatactttGAATTGAAATTAAGTAACTACAATTTTAACAAACGAGCAAATTAAGTTATCAATGTGTAAAAAAATGTACAAATGTCAAACAAGCAAATATTATGAAACAACAACTAATAAGCAAGTATTAcgcaacataaaaaaattatgaaaataaatagaTTTTTAGTAATAAGGTAAATCGGATTTCGATCTTCCAATATCTTCAAAATAAGATTCAAAGTTACCGATAGCTCGATTTTTAGCTTCAAGTCTTTTTTgctaaattttttgtttgttgagttttattgtatttgtgcAGATTTGGATAAGTAATTTTGCACTGGAGTTGTATTATTCATTTAATAACAAATgctcatattttttttcttctaatttattttaattattaaaagatTAATGTTTATTAATCAAATAACTAATTCaacttttaatatataaattatgatatttaatttttatcgtGTTATCAAACTATAAATAgttat
It contains:
- the LOC140967707 gene encoding uncharacterized protein, with the protein product MSPYSIHHDAFTAYEEMNRSAVVCPKPRRLSPVGATHKEPSSARPFRCHVSYHPEIRDAKAGNELLNIIRAKGDDYADQSVTPIASSPPFFSGSPPSRVSNPLIQDSRFGHEKVTSISPLAIPPPSGLAPSPSSTRKGGFIRANFINPAVRVEGFDCLDRDRRNPSIPALA